Proteins encoded by one window of Patescibacteria group bacterium:
- the dprA gene encoding DNA-processing protein DprA: MAFNEREYWLALTLAGCTQLDIIIALRQRFGSLAQAWSASEPELIQAGLTPKPARRLVEKRSKIDLVSELTRLTRFDCRFVTADEGEYPALLKQIYAPPTLLYYRGNLTSASGNFLGVVGTRKTSLYGRRSTQQLVSQLAGSGLTIVSGLALGIDTVAHQAALDNKLRTWAVLGCGLDQIYPTENRHVAEAIIKSSGLILSEYPLGSEPLRHHFPARNRIISGLSQAVLVVEAPEHSGALITAQFALEQNRDVLAVPGDMFSPNAYGPNRLIKQGARPVTGAEDIWESYRATGNYRPAIQTGHARKPPPVPANPDEAVILELLAQQPLSVDQISDQCKLGISVINSTLTFLEVSGKIRPVGPDVYTLNI; this comes from the coding sequence ATGGCATTCAATGAACGTGAGTATTGGCTGGCATTAACGCTGGCCGGCTGTACCCAATTGGATATTATTATCGCTTTGCGACAGCGCTTTGGTTCGCTAGCCCAAGCTTGGTCGGCGAGTGAACCCGAATTGATTCAGGCTGGTTTGACGCCAAAACCAGCGCGTCGGTTGGTGGAGAAGAGAAGCAAAATTGATCTGGTATCTGAATTAACCCGGTTGACACGGTTTGATTGTCGTTTTGTCACTGCCGATGAAGGTGAATATCCGGCGTTATTGAAACAGATATACGCCCCGCCAACCCTTCTATACTATCGCGGTAATCTAACAAGCGCCTCCGGTAATTTTCTGGGTGTAGTTGGCACCAGAAAGACATCTTTGTACGGTCGGCGCTCCACCCAACAATTAGTAAGCCAGCTGGCCGGCTCTGGCCTGACTATTGTTTCTGGCTTGGCATTGGGCATCGATACCGTGGCGCACCAAGCCGCATTGGACAATAAACTGCGCACCTGGGCCGTGCTGGGCTGTGGTTTGGATCAGATTTACCCAACTGAAAACCGCCACGTGGCCGAGGCGATAATCAAGTCGAGTGGGCTGATTCTATCGGAATATCCTCTGGGAAGCGAACCGCTACGCCACCACTTCCCAGCCCGCAATCGGATTATCTCCGGCTTAAGCCAAGCGGTGCTGGTAGTCGAAGCGCCCGAACATTCGGGTGCGCTGATTACCGCCCAGTTTGCACTCGAACAAAACCGCGATGTACTGGCCGTACCGGGCGATATGTTTTCCCCAAATGCTTACGGTCCCAACCGGCTGATCAAGCAAGGCGCGCGGCCGGTCACCGGTGCGGAAGATATCTGGGAATCTTATCGAGCAACCGGTAATTACCGACCAGCCATTCAAACCGGTCATGCGCGAAAACCGCCACCGGTTCCAGCCAATCCAGACGAAGCTGTGATACTCGAATTACTCGCCCAACAGCCTCTATCAGTTGACCAAATCAGCGATCAGTGTAAACTGGGTATTAGCGTCATTAACTCAACGTTAACGTTTTTAGAGGTTTCGGGCAAAATCCGCCCGGTTGGACCCGACGTTTACACACTCAACATCTAG
- the mfd gene encoding transcription-repair coupling factor, which produces MKKEFILEPDTGDVFHVTGTSSVSAKSFLLSRLRSPRLNDGRVLWYVGNLAEGQILASLLTAWLKEAGYDRKVRLFGRDNVSLCLWELIEGTDSFLIIPVEYLAHPFVKPELFKKQALQLTKNDITSPAQLSHELVLIGYDFNVTADAPGTFSRRGNIVDIFPPDTSWPYRIEFGHSTIENIYIIESASNKTQRLLREAFILPARIDQTATESSLRDYLDLAFKCQNIHIYSDPDDIARSSSQWSGIEKEISAQPRIIFHTLPGRRQHQNIFDFAAAPLFHKNINAFLDQLAIWQNQHWNIYSPKNLAHDIERLWKKERNEQAPLTVKYIDLSPLLTPELGFISAQEKTVLITEYELYGRSERTNIKPPSHRRAKRLDVSFIAELTPGDYVVHLDHGIGRFKGLATHTIDGITKEYFQLEYAANDKLSVPIELAYKIDKYIGSDSPIVHRLSNSTWHQLKRRIKIETKKIADELLKLYAERQNARTEPCKRMTQAEVELGKSFKYQETPDQMRAIVDVNEDLENARPMDRLVCGDVGFGKTEVAIRAAFKVVMNKRQVAILAPTTILAQQHYDTFVQRLKNFPVAIESLSRFKTAAQQKESVAKLKTGEIDIIIGTHRLLSKDVDFKNLGLIIVDEEQRFGVRHKEKLKSIRVSTPVLTMSATPIPRTLNLALAALRDMSVIRTPPEGRQPIETALAPFSDETVKEALMFELRRGGQAYYLHNRVETINLAASKIKKLIPEANIGIVHGRLPENELAKTMSEFDLNETNILVATSIIENGLDLPNVNTLVVEDATRFGLAQLYQLRGRIGRGQRQAFSYFLYPQRKVTGEAKKRLQALMEAKELGSGFQVAMRDLEIRGVGNILGREQHGRVNAVGLSLYLRLVNQAVTELETGQPVKVLRDIMMDMPVAITIPTDYINNEKQRLQAYRELTEIADIDQLEVHFQDLAKRYGELPPNVLNLKQLLRLKIIAQDTKIDGIETVQRTEYGVPTNRLLIKFSETYTPPQIKSLLDMNPDWVLGENQIKIDLAKLPQPWLERLEKVIKIFRVKPEPIDEDEEE; this is translated from the coding sequence ATGAAAAAGGAATTCATCCTGGAACCGGATACCGGTGACGTTTTTCACGTGACCGGCACCTCGTCTGTTTCCGCCAAAAGTTTTTTATTGTCACGACTGCGCTCCCCGAGACTAAATGACGGGCGGGTTTTGTGGTATGTCGGTAATTTGGCCGAAGGACAGATTCTGGCCAGTCTTTTGACGGCTTGGCTTAAAGAGGCGGGATATGATCGCAAAGTGCGCCTATTCGGCCGGGATAATGTCTCGCTCTGCCTGTGGGAACTGATCGAGGGCACAGATTCATTCTTGATTATACCGGTTGAATATCTGGCCCACCCGTTCGTCAAACCGGAGTTATTTAAAAAACAAGCGCTACAGTTAACAAAAAACGATATCACCTCCCCCGCCCAGCTGTCCCACGAGCTGGTTTTGATTGGTTACGATTTCAACGTGACCGCGGACGCGCCGGGAACTTTTTCCCGCCGCGGCAATATCGTCGACATTTTTCCACCCGATACCAGCTGGCCGTATCGGATTGAGTTCGGCCACTCAACGATTGAAAACATCTATATTATTGAAAGCGCCTCCAATAAAACTCAGCGTTTGCTTCGTGAAGCATTTATTCTGCCGGCTCGTATCGACCAGACCGCTACCGAATCCTCCTTGCGCGATTATCTGGATCTAGCGTTCAAATGCCAGAACATTCATATTTACAGCGACCCGGACGATATCGCCCGCTCTAGCTCACAGTGGTCGGGAATAGAAAAAGAGATCAGCGCACAGCCCCGGATCATATTCCACACTTTACCAGGTCGGCGTCAGCATCAAAACATATTTGACTTTGCCGCCGCGCCCCTGTTTCATAAAAACATCAACGCCTTCCTCGACCAACTGGCCATCTGGCAAAATCAGCATTGGAATATCTACTCTCCCAAAAACCTGGCGCACGATATTGAACGGCTCTGGAAAAAAGAACGTAACGAGCAAGCGCCCCTGACCGTAAAATATATCGACCTTAGCCCCCTGCTGACACCGGAGCTGGGCTTCATTTCTGCCCAAGAAAAAACCGTCTTAATAACCGAATATGAGTTGTATGGCCGGAGTGAAAGAACCAACATTAAACCGCCCAGCCACCGCCGGGCCAAGCGCCTCGACGTCAGCTTCATCGCCGAATTGACCCCGGGTGATTACGTAGTCCATCTCGACCATGGCATTGGCCGATTCAAAGGCTTGGCCACGCACACTATCGATGGTATCACCAAGGAATATTTCCAACTCGAATACGCCGCCAACGACAAGCTGTCCGTGCCGATTGAGTTGGCCTACAAGATTGATAAATATATCGGCTCCGACTCACCCATCGTCCATCGGCTGTCAAATTCTACCTGGCACCAGCTCAAGCGCCGGATCAAGATTGAAACAAAAAAGATCGCCGATGAATTGCTCAAACTTTACGCCGAGCGCCAAAACGCCCGCACTGAACCGTGCAAGCGCATGACTCAGGCCGAGGTGGAGCTGGGTAAGAGCTTCAAATACCAAGAAACACCCGATCAAATGAGGGCGATCGTGGACGTGAACGAAGACCTGGAAAACGCCCGGCCAATGGACCGATTAGTCTGTGGTGATGTCGGCTTTGGCAAAACCGAAGTGGCAATCCGGGCGGCTTTCAAAGTGGTCATGAACAAGCGCCAGGTGGCCATTTTGGCTCCCACGACTATTTTGGCGCAACAGCACTATGATACTTTCGTGCAGCGCTTGAAGAACTTTCCGGTAGCTATCGAGTCATTGAGCCGGTTCAAAACCGCCGCCCAGCAAAAAGAATCAGTGGCCAAACTAAAAACCGGAGAAATCGACATTATTATCGGCACGCATCGCTTGCTCTCGAAAGATGTGGACTTTAAAAATCTCGGTCTGATCATCGTTGATGAAGAGCAGCGTTTCGGTGTTCGGCATAAGGAGAAATTAAAAAGCATCCGGGTCAGTACGCCAGTGCTCACGATGAGCGCCACCCCGATTCCACGCACGCTCAATCTCGCGCTGGCCGCTTTGCGCGATATGAGCGTGATTCGCACTCCGCCGGAAGGCCGGCAGCCGATCGAAACCGCGCTGGCGCCGTTTTCCGATGAGACAGTTAAAGAGGCGCTGATGTTTGAGTTGCGCCGCGGCGGACAGGCTTATTACCTGCACAATCGCGTCGAAACCATCAATCTGGCCGCCAGTAAGATTAAGAAGTTGATTCCAGAAGCAAATATCGGCATTGTCCACGGCCGCCTGCCGGAAAACGAGCTAGCCAAGACTATGTCGGAGTTTGACTTGAATGAAACCAACATCCTGGTGGCTACCAGCATCATTGAGAACGGATTGGATCTGCCCAACGTTAATACGCTGGTGGTGGAAGACGCCACCCGGTTTGGCTTAGCCCAATTATATCAGTTGCGCGGCCGGATCGGACGCGGCCAGCGCCAGGCATTTTCTTATTTTCTATATCCGCAGCGCAAAGTCACCGGCGAGGCCAAGAAGCGTTTGCAAGCATTGATGGAAGCCAAAGAACTGGGTTCGGGTTTCCAGGTGGCCATGCGCGACCTGGAAATTCGCGGCGTAGGCAATATCCTGGGCCGGGAACAACACGGCCGGGTTAACGCGGTGGGCTTGAGCCTCTATCTCCGTTTGGTTAACCAGGCCGTCACCGAACTGGAGACGGGCCAGCCGGTCAAAGTCCTGCGCGATATCATGATGGATATGCCGGTAGCCATCACCATACCGACTGATTACATCAATAACGAGAAACAGCGGTTACAGGCATACCGCGAGTTAACCGAGATTGCCGACATCGATCAACTGGAAGTGCATTTCCAGGATCTGGCCAAGCGGTACGGCGAATTGCCGCCCAATGTGTTGAACTTGAAACAGTTACTGCGCCTGAAAATTATCGCCCAGGACACCAAGATCGACGGCATTGAAACCGTCCAGCGCACTGAGTACGGCGTACCGACCAATCGTTTGTTGATCAAATTCTCCGAAACTTACACCCCGCCGCAAATCAAGTCATTGCTCGATATGAATCCCGACTGGGTGCTGGGTGAAAATCAGATCAAGATCGATTTGGCCAAATTGCCCCAGCCTTGGCTCGAGCGCCTGGAAAAGGTAATTAAGATTTTCCGAGTCAAACCCGAGCCGATTGATGAAGATGAGGAAGAGTAA
- the pth gene encoding aminoacyl-tRNA hydrolase — MKLIAGLGNPGPKYAHTRHNIGFNVVDALARRLGTDLRDDKEFHAELGKTTHQHHRIYLAKPTTFMNDSGESVSMIARYYKIDPSNIWLVYDDIDIEFGAMKIKAIGSSAGHKGVMSVIEQLGTDRFPRFKFGIRPMDNEHLIQNNDTGDYVLNPWSAEQAAKLPELVGRTVEAIILALEQGLPTAMNHFN; from the coding sequence ATGAAACTCATCGCCGGCCTAGGTAACCCCGGGCCAAAGTACGCTCACACACGCCACAACATCGGCTTTAATGTGGTCGATGCCCTGGCCCGGCGCCTCGGCACGGATCTGCGTGATGACAAGGAATTCCACGCTGAACTCGGCAAAACCACCCACCAGCATCACCGGATCTATCTGGCCAAGCCGACCACGTTCATGAATGACTCCGGTGAATCCGTCAGTATGATTGCGCGCTACTATAAAATCGATCCCTCGAATATCTGGCTGGTCTATGACGATATCGATATTGAATTCGGCGCCATGAAAATAAAGGCAATTGGTTCTTCCGCGGGTCATAAAGGCGTCATGTCAGTGATTGAACAGCTGGGCACTGACCGCTTTCCGCGGTTTAAGTTCGGCATTCGACCGATGGACAACGAGCACCTGATCCAGAACAACGACACCGGCGACTACGTGCTCAATCCCTGGTCAGCCGAACAAGCCGCCAAATTGCCCGAGCTGGTCGGCCGTACCGTTGAAGCCATCATTCTCGCGCTCGAGCAGGGCCTGCCGACGGCGATGAATCATTTTAACTGA
- the der gene encoding ribosome biogenesis GTPase Der has protein sequence MTSLPNAIIIGRANVGKSTLFNRLIEKSQAITSAIPGTTRDSNHAIVEWRGIAFKLIDTGGFDTNPNSEVEQNIHKHIKRAMQTADVVLVMVDGKVDPTPLDRQSARTALAMKRPAILVINKIDSTQKERRCSPDYHKLGLPEIAMVSGLNGRSSGDLLDVIVAHMKPTLVPRPPVDAVKLALIGRPNVGKSSLFNRLLGEERSIVASTPYTTRESHDELLQNNGRDYCLIDTAGLRRSARIRNARGPESPLERESEAKTTLTIKQCDVAILMLDLTENVSAQDKRLAQTIADLHKGLVVVANKADLVPKDKRTAVAISEVIRGSLPFLNWAPILPLSAKSGWNVAKLLPMAGLVQDAMKRWVDPAALLEITDLLQRKQRAPLITAKRTQPAKLKMSQTGIEPPTFTIKSNLPGSLPQFYYRYIEHTLRAHFDFTGAPLQFNFTQYKGRQ, from the coding sequence ATGACCTCCCTACCCAACGCAATTATTATCGGACGGGCCAATGTTGGGAAATCAACCCTGTTTAACCGGTTGATCGAAAAATCTCAAGCGATAACATCTGCCATACCCGGCACGACCCGGGACAGCAACCACGCCATCGTGGAATGGCGCGGCATTGCCTTTAAGCTGATCGATACCGGCGGTTTTGATACCAATCCCAATAGCGAAGTCGAGCAGAATATTCACAAACACATTAAGCGGGCGATGCAGACGGCCGATGTTGTCTTGGTGATGGTAGATGGCAAAGTTGATCCCACGCCGCTCGACCGGCAGTCGGCTCGTACCGCTCTGGCAATGAAACGGCCGGCTATCTTGGTGATCAATAAAATCGACAGCACCCAAAAGGAGCGCCGTTGCAGTCCCGACTACCACAAACTGGGACTGCCGGAAATTGCCATGGTCTCCGGCCTGAACGGCCGGTCGTCGGGCGACCTGCTCGACGTTATCGTGGCGCATATGAAGCCGACATTGGTCCCCCGGCCGCCCGTCGACGCCGTGAAACTGGCCCTGATCGGCCGGCCGAATGTCGGCAAGTCTTCTCTATTTAATCGCCTGCTGGGCGAGGAACGCTCGATTGTCGCCTCGACGCCCTACACCACCCGCGAATCGCATGACGAGCTGCTGCAAAACAACGGACGCGACTACTGTTTGATCGACACGGCCGGCCTGCGCCGTTCGGCTCGGATTCGCAATGCCCGCGGACCGGAAAGTCCGTTGGAGCGGGAAAGCGAGGCCAAAACTACCCTGACCATAAAGCAGTGCGACGTAGCCATATTGATGCTGGATCTAACCGAAAATGTCAGCGCCCAGGATAAGCGCCTGGCTCAAACCATCGCCGACCTGCATAAAGGCCTGGTCGTAGTGGCTAACAAAGCCGATTTGGTCCCAAAAGATAAGCGAACCGCCGTCGCCATCAGTGAGGTAATTCGCGGTTCTCTGCCATTCCTGAACTGGGCGCCGATCCTGCCGCTATCCGCTAAGTCGGGCTGGAATGTCGCCAAGCTTCTGCCTATGGCCGGACTGGTGCAGGATGCCATGAAGCGCTGGGTGGATCCGGCCGCCCTGTTGGAAATCACCGATCTGCTCCAGCGCAAACAGCGCGCGCCGCTGATCACCGCCAAGCGTACCCAGCCAGCCAAACTTAAAATGAGCCAGACCGGTATCGAACCGCCCACCTTCACGATCAAATCAAATTTGCCCGGCAGTCTGCCCCAATTCTACTATCGCTATATTGAACACACGCTGCGGGCACACTTCGATTTTACCGGTGCGCCACTGCAGTTTAATTTTACCCAATATAAAGGACGACAATGA
- a CDS encoding LCP family protein, translating into MAKKTKLDIKLPAETPPTPPPASNIAAANANKKPNQRWPFLVLKIFLYTIAIIVILGFAFSYKVIFSNGGIFSRQSSSPLDQLKHLVTSNDKQIEGESRDRVNIMLVGMGGAGHDGAYLADTIIVASIKPSTNEVAMLSIPRDLVVNIPDYGWRKINNANAFGYQTDPKQGGEKILAGILEDVLQQPIDYYGSVDFSGFKKLIDQLNGVDVTVDQAFTDYEYPTTNYGYQTISFKAGLQHMDGETALKYARSRHGNNGEGSDFARSKRQQKIISAVKKKALSLGTLANPKKIMDITDTIGQHLKTDMEIWELLRLVDLTKDIDQSQIITHVLDNSATGLLHTTTGTDGAYLLEPNAGLGNYSEIRDLAGTIFERSLLIKEQARIEIQNGTKNTAISQRIASDLIDIGLTISSQSATQDRNTKTTVIYDLTLGQKPATVEYLRKTLHAQVYQQRPAVVPTNKDLSQNVTNNSSYPTSSTLVNEQQPNPQSTTSDIVIVLGADQLATKSKTTNTNANTIISANLNTNSNLNVNSAVTNRNANTNSNTNTNVNSNTNRNSNANATVNQNVITNSNRNSNTNSH; encoded by the coding sequence ATGGCCAAAAAAACAAAGTTGGATATCAAGCTACCCGCGGAGACTCCGCCGACTCCCCCACCCGCTTCTAACATCGCAGCCGCCAACGCTAATAAAAAACCAAACCAGCGCTGGCCGTTTTTAGTGTTGAAGATTTTTTTATACACTATCGCGATCATTGTAATTTTGGGTTTTGCTTTTTCGTATAAGGTTATTTTTTCCAATGGCGGCATCTTCAGTCGGCAAAGCAGCAGCCCGTTGGATCAGCTCAAACACCTGGTGACAAGCAATGACAAGCAGATCGAGGGTGAATCTCGGGACCGGGTAAATATCATGTTGGTCGGTATGGGCGGTGCCGGACATGACGGCGCCTATCTGGCCGATACCATCATTGTGGCCAGCATCAAGCCGTCGACCAATGAAGTGGCCATGCTGTCCATCCCCCGGGATCTGGTGGTAAATATTCCTGATTATGGCTGGCGTAAGATAAACAATGCCAATGCCTTCGGCTACCAAACCGACCCGAAGCAAGGTGGCGAGAAGATACTAGCCGGCATACTGGAAGATGTCTTACAGCAGCCAATCGACTATTATGGGTCGGTGGATTTTTCTGGCTTCAAGAAACTGATCGACCAACTGAACGGCGTGGACGTGACAGTCGACCAGGCTTTTACCGATTATGAATATCCCACGACCAATTACGGCTACCAGACCATCAGCTTCAAAGCCGGCCTCCAGCATATGGATGGCGAAACGGCCCTGAAGTACGCCCGTTCGCGTCATGGCAATAACGGCGAGGGTTCCGACTTTGCCCGTTCCAAGCGGCAGCAAAAGATTATTTCCGCCGTAAAGAAAAAGGCTTTGTCGCTGGGTACGTTGGCCAACCCGAAAAAGATCATGGATATTACCGACACCATCGGCCAGCATCTCAAAACCGATATGGAAATTTGGGAATTATTGCGTCTGGTCGACCTGACGAAAGACATTGACCAGAGCCAGATCATCACCCATGTATTGGATAATTCAGCCACTGGCCTGCTCCATACTACCACCGGCACCGATGGAGCCTATTTACTCGAACCTAATGCCGGCCTGGGTAATTATTCCGAGATCCGAGATCTGGCCGGCACGATATTTGAACGCAGCTTGCTGATCAAGGAACAGGCCCGTATTGAGATCCAAAACGGGACCAAGAATACCGCCATCAGCCAGCGCATTGCCAGCGACCTGATCGATATTGGCTTAACAATATCAAGTCAATCAGCCACCCAGGATCGCAATACCAAAACGACGGTGATCTATGACCTGACCCTGGGACAGAAACCAGCGACGGTGGAATATCTTCGAAAGACGCTGCACGCCCAAGTGTACCAGCAACGGCCGGCGGTCGTGCCCACCAATAAAGACCTGTCGCAGAATGTTACAAATAATTCGTCATACCCCACCAGCTCCACCTTGGTTAACGAACAACAGCCGAATCCCCAATCGACCACTAGCGATATTGTGATTGTGCTGGGCGCGGATCAACTGGCGACCAAATCCAAAACAACCAATACTAATGCCAATACCATCATCAGTGCCAACTTAAATACGAATAGCAATCTGAACGTCAACTCAGCTGTGACCAATCGAAATGCCAATACCAATTCAAATACCAATACAAACGTTAACTCCAACACAAATCGGAATTCTAATGCCAACGCGACCGTAAATCAGAACGTAATTACCAACTCCAACCGAAACTCTAATACTAACAGCCATTAA
- a CDS encoding lysylphosphatidylglycerol synthase transmembrane domain-containing protein, protein MKKAKIIFIALNVVIIGFLIYFLSRLDYATMGRLFRSANLWWLLLGIVAYLFSLYFKIARLGSVTNYFGFRLPWRDLSFIQMTAIAIAMMTPGRLGEASKIYLLHQKSIPAVTGTAATIFERIFDFLFLSAASIVFVYIVLNDSRLIWLFSLLLLLMLGLLLVFRYISMFIRFVPIRWRPALLQLHDSRATGRLRAMGWTTFHSIATWSTQAMLSWATLAALGVHVSPLAVIGVEAIGTLAAIFSFLPLGLGAMDLSMLFLYGQLGIANEPATIVVFLSRTIGFLAPLSIALILTNLRGMKLSDIKAGMKQVPQ, encoded by the coding sequence ATGAAAAAAGCCAAGATAATTTTTATCGCTCTGAACGTAGTTATTATTGGCTTTTTGATCTATTTTCTATCGCGGCTCGACTATGCCACGATGGGTCGTCTTTTTCGCAGTGCTAATCTTTGGTGGCTATTGCTGGGTATTGTAGCCTATTTATTCAGTCTCTATTTCAAGATTGCCCGACTGGGCAGCGTGACCAACTATTTTGGTTTCCGATTGCCTTGGCGCGACCTGTCTTTTATCCAGATGACCGCGATCGCCATCGCCATGATGACGCCGGGACGGCTGGGTGAAGCCAGCAAGATATATTTATTGCATCAAAAATCTATCCCGGCGGTAACCGGTACGGCTGCGACAATTTTTGAACGGATATTCGATTTTCTTTTTTTAAGCGCGGCTTCGATTGTTTTTGTGTATATCGTGCTAAATGACTCGAGGTTGATTTGGTTGTTTAGCCTGCTATTACTCTTGATGCTGGGTTTGCTGCTGGTTTTTCGATATATTTCCATGTTTATTCGTTTCGTACCGATACGCTGGCGGCCGGCATTGCTGCAATTGCACGATTCCCGCGCCACCGGAAGATTACGCGCGATGGGTTGGACTACATTTCATAGCATTGCTACCTGGTCGACCCAAGCGATGTTGTCTTGGGCCACGTTGGCGGCACTGGGCGTCCACGTTTCTCCGCTGGCAGTCATCGGCGTGGAGGCAATCGGCACGCTGGCGGCGATATTTTCATTCCTGCCCCTGGGATTGGGCGCGATGGATCTGTCGATGCTTTTTCTGTACGGCCAGTTGGGCATTGCCAATGAACCGGCCACCATTGTGGTATTCCTGTCCCGTACCATCGGTTTTCTGGCGCCATTAAGTATTGCCCTGATCCTGACCAATCTGCGCGGTATGAAACTATCGGACATCAAGGCGGGCATGAAGCAAGTGCCGCAATAA
- the lepB gene encoding signal peptidase I produces MTFLDKINQPRTGTPEEAKSDKQMESKGGLSFFASMGGFALEIVKVVVISLAIIIPVRYFLIQPFYVKGASMEPSFYDNQYLMIDEISYRFAEPHRGDIIVFKYPENPSQFFIKRVIGVPGETVEIRNGHVIIYNTQAPRGEVLDESPYLAADVYTSGNETVELKSNEFYVMGDNREQSLDSRRIGPITKNYIVGRTWIRAWPLNKWQVFHDPAYNL; encoded by the coding sequence ATGACATTCTTAGACAAAATCAATCAACCGAGAACGGGTACGCCCGAAGAAGCGAAGTCCGATAAGCAAATGGAGTCTAAGGGTGGTCTGTCATTTTTCGCGTCGATGGGCGGATTCGCCCTGGAAATAGTCAAGGTGGTGGTAATATCACTGGCGATTATCATTCCCGTGCGGTATTTCCTGATTCAGCCGTTTTACGTCAAGGGCGCGTCGATGGAGCCGAGTTTTTACGATAATCAATATCTGATGATCGATGAAATAAGCTATCGGTTTGCCGAACCGCATCGGGGTGATATCATAGTTTTCAAATATCCCGAGAATCCCAGTCAGTTTTTCATCAAGCGGGTGATCGGCGTACCGGGTGAGACGGTCGAAATCCGCAACGGCCACGTGATTATTTATAATACGCAGGCACCGCGCGGCGAGGTATTGGACGAAAGCCCTTATTTGGCAGCCGATGTCTACACTTCGGGCAATGAAACCGTCGAATTAAAATCAAACGAGTTTTACGTGATGGGCGATAACCGCGAGCAGAGTCTGGATTCGCGCCGGATTGGCCCGATCACGAAAAACTATATTGTTGGTCGGACCTGGATCAGAGCTTGGCCGCTAAACAAATGGCAGGTATTTCACGACCCAGCCTATAATCTGTAA